From Oryza sativa Japonica Group chromosome 4, ASM3414082v1, one genomic window encodes:
- the LOC4335749 gene encoding momilactone A synthase-like, which translates to MAGSSYGDVHESARKLVGKVALITGGASGIGECTARLFVKHGAQVVVADIQDEAGARLCAELGSATASYVRCDVTSEDDVAAAVDHAVARYGKLDVMFNNAGIGGAACHSILESTKADFDRVLAVNLTGPFLGTKHAARVMVAAGRGGCIIGTASLASAVAGTASHAYTCAKRALVGLTENAAAELGRHGIRVNCVSPAAAATPLATGYVGLEGEAFEAAMEAVANLKGVRLRVEDIAAAVLFLASDDARYVSGHNLLIDGGCSIVNPSFGIFKD; encoded by the exons atggcgggtAGCAGCTACGGCGACGTTCATGAGTCTGCAAGAAA GTTGGTGGGCAAGGTGGCGCTGATcaccggcggcgcgagcggcatCGGGGAGTGCACGGCGCGGCTGTTCGTGAAGCACGGGGCGCAAGTCGTGGTCGCCGACATCCAGGACGAGGCGGGGGCGCGACTGTGCGCCGAGCTCGGGAGCGCCACCGCCAGCTACGTGCGGTGCGACGTGACGAgcgaggacgacgtcgcggcCGCGGTGGACCACGCCGTGGCGAGGTACGGGAAGCTGGACGTCATGTTCAACAACGCCGggatcggcggcgcggcgtgccaCAGCATCCTGGAGAGCACCAAGGCCGACTTTGACCGCGTGCTGGCCGTGAACCTGACGGGCCCGTTCCTGGGCACGAAGCACGCGGCGCGGGTGATGGTGGCCGCGGGGCGCGGCGGGTGCATCATCGGGACGGCGAGCCTCGCGTCGGCGGTGGCCGGCACGGCGTCGCACGCGTACACGTGCGCCAAGCGCGCGCTGGTGGGGCTGACGGagaacgcggcggcggagctgggcCGCCACGGGATCCGCGTCAACTGCGTgtcgcccgccgcggcggcgacgccgctgGCCACGGGGTACGTGGGCCTGGAGGGGGAGGCGTTCGAGGCCGCCATGGAGGCCGTGGCCAACCTCAAGGGCGTGCGCCTCCGCGTGGaggacatcgccgccgccgtgctgttCCTCGCCAGCGACGACGCGCGCTACGTCAGCGGCCACAACCTGCTCATCGACGGCGGCTGCTCCATCGTCAACCCGTCCTTTGGCATCTTCAAGGACTGA
- the LOC4335750 gene encoding uncharacterized protein has product MEEKVGETVAAAAVAVAPVVAGDQDGVAYCSEHPYPPGAAAAAGVAAGGGICAFCLQEKLGMLVSSSKSSPFHPPPASASSSTPTSHVAAESSSSSLPLHPSAAAAARKVIPASAAGGLKRSKSVAPRPEETTPVTAPAPSAVTADSPRKKSFWSFLYSSSSSSSGGHQGSASMANGGGGGGASVRRKSVSVASASSASLGRRLEAIVEPDSPGRRSEGSSSSSFGRKVARSRSVGCGSRSFSGDFLERLSTGFGDCALRRVESHREPKPKSSAGALAHLGGNHSAAGNGDDDEYESTQQHRIKCAGFFGGLGAAPPPTSSSYWLSAADGATAAAPSARTHGARSHRSWAWALASPMRALRPTSSSSSKSIMAAPHNRGGVSGNGGMAMAAVATS; this is encoded by the coding sequence ATGGAGGAGAAAGTGGGGGagacggtggcagcggcggcggtggcggtggcgcctgTGGTGGCGGGGGACCAGGACGGAGTGGCGTACTGCAGCGAGCATCCGTACCCGCctggcgcggctgcggcggctggggtggcagccggcggcggcatatGCGCCTTCTGCCTGCAGGAGAAGCTCGGCATGTTGGTGTCTTCGTCCAAGTCCAGCCCTTTCcacccgccgccggcttccGCCTCCTCGTCCACTCCGACCAGCCACGTCGCTGctgagtcgtcgtcgtcgtcactgcCTCTCcacccttccgccgccgccgcggcgcgcaaGGTGATCCCGGCCTCGGCGGCTGGCGGGCTCAAGAGGAGCAAGTCGGTGGCGCCGCGTCcggaggagacgacgccggTGACGGCGCCCGCTCCGTCCGCGGTCACCGCGGACAGCCCGAGGAAGAAGAGCTTCTGGTCCTTCCTCtactcctcgtcctcgtcgtcgagcGGCGGCCACCAGGGCTCGGCGTCGATGGccaacggtggcggcggcggcggcgcgtcggtgAGGAGGAAGTCGGTGTCGGTGgcctcggcgtcgtcggcgtcgctgGGACGGAGGCTGGAGGCGATAGTGGAGCCGGACAGCCCCGGCCGCCGTAGCGagggctcgtcgtcgtcgtcgttcgggAGGAAGGTGGCGCGGTCGCGCTCCGTGGGGTGCGGCAGCCGCAGCTTCTCGGGGGACTTCCTGGAGCGCCTCTCCACCGGCTTCGGCGACTGCGCGCTCCGCCGCGTGGAGTCCCACCGCGAGCCCAAGCCCAAGTCGTCCGCCGGCGCGCTCGCCCACCTGGGCGGCAACCactccgccgccggcaacggcgacgacgacgagtacgAGTCCACCCAGCAGCACCGCATCAAGTGCGCCGGGTTCTTCGGCGGtctcggcgccgcgccgccgcccacgtcgTCCTCCTACTGGCTGTCCGCTGCcgacggcgccaccgccgccgcccccagcgCAAGAACCCACGGCGCGCGTAGCCACCGGAGCTGGGCGTGGGCGCTGGCGAGCCCGATGCGAGCGCTGaggccgacgagctcctcctccaGCAAATCCATCATGGCCGCGCCCCACAACCGCGGCGGCGTCTCCGGCAACGGCGGCATGGCGATGGCCGCGGTGGCGACGAGCTAG